A region from the Brassica napus cultivar Da-Ae chromosome C8, Da-Ae, whole genome shotgun sequence genome encodes:
- the LOC106453369 gene encoding myrosinase MA1-like, which produces MKHIGLILVFLLAVATCKADEESTCKETLSACGHTDQFNSGSFEKDFIFGVASSAYQIEGGVGRGLNVWDGFTHRYPNKSGSDHGNGDTTCDSYSYWELNYSMYTYESYNMTKDIEALVELNATGYRFSIAWSRIVPRGKRSRGVNQEGINYYRGLINGLIEKGITPFVTLFHWDLPQALQDEYEGFLDPQIINDFKDYADLCFYEFGDNVTNWITINQLYTVPTRGYGFGSDAPGRCSRALDPTCYAGNSSTEPYIVAHHQLLAHAMVVDLYRKNYTYVQPSPNHLDWANHTAMMDAGATLTYRNISGHPIGPLFTEDKGDDTKNTYYYPEGISYVMEYFKTKYYNPLIYVTENGFSTPGDQTREDAKLDCKRIDYLSSHLSFLSKVIKEKHVNVKGYFAWSLGDNYEFCKGFTVRFGLSYIDWNNVTDRDLKQSGKWYKKFITTKDLPKKDFLRSSLTFEKKKKFADA; this is translated from the exons ATGAAGCATATTGGGCTCATATTAGTTTTTCTACTAGCTGTGGCGACTTGCAAAGCTGATGAAGAAAGTACTTGCAAAGAAACACTGTCAGCATGTGGTCATACTGATCAATTCAACAGTGGCAGTTTCGAAAAAGACTTCATCTTCGGCGTTGCATCTTCTGCTTACCAG atTGAAGGTGGCGTAGGTCGTGGACTTAACGTTTGGGATGGCTTCACTCACCGATATCCAA ACAAATCAGGATCCGATCATGGAAATGGAGACACTACTTGTGACTCATATTCGTACTGGGAGCTAAATTACTCAATGTATACATACGAGTCATATAATATGaca AAAGATATAGAGGCGCTGGTCGAACTCAATGCTACTGGCTACAGATTTTCCATTGCGTGGTCAAGAATCGTTCCAA GAGGAAAGAGGAGCAGGGGAGTAAACCAAGAAGGTATTAACTACTACCGCGGACTCATAAATGGCCTCATTGAGAAGGGCATAACTCCTTTTGTTACGCTCTTTCACTGGGACCTTCCTCAAGCACTACAAGATGAGTATGAAGGTTTCTTGGACCCCCAAATAAT AAATGATTTCAAAGATTACGCAGATCTATGTTTCTATGAATTTGGTGATAATGTAACGAACTGGATCACGATCAACCAGCTCTACACAGTGCCTACTAGAGGCTATGGATTTGGATCAGATGCACCCGGTCGATGTTCTCGAGCTCTTGACCCTACATGTTACGCCGGAAATTCTTCAACTGAACCCTATATCGTTGCACATCACCAGCTTCTGGCTCATGCCATGGTGGTCGATCTTTACAGGAAAAATTATACG TATGTCCAGCCAAGTCCTAATCATCTTGATTGGGCTAATCACACTGCCATGATGGACGCAGGCGCAACGCTCACAT ATCGTAATATAAGTGGTCATCCCATTGGTCCACTG TTCACTGAAGACAAAGGTGACGACACCAAAAACACCTATTACTACCCAGAAGGCATTTCTTACGTAATGGAATATTTCAAAACCAAGTATTATAACCCGTTAATCTATGTAACCGAGAACG GATTCAGTACCCCCGGTGATCAAACCCGTGAGGACGCTAAGCTCGATTGCAAGCGGATTGATTATCTCTCCAGTCATCTCTCTTTTCTCAGTAAAGTAATCAA GGAGAAGCATGTCAACGTGAAAGGATACTTTGCGTGGTCTCTTGGGGATAATTATGAATTCTGCAAAGGATTTACCGTCAGATTCGGACTCAGTTACATTGATTGGAATAATGTCACTGATAGAGACCTCAAACAGTCTGGCAAATGGTATAAGAAGTTCATTACCACCAAGGACCTTCCCAAGAAAGATTTTCTCCGCTCCAGCCTCACCttcgagaagaagaagaagttcgCAGATGCATGA
- the LOC125591890 gene encoding uncharacterized protein LOC125591890, with protein MEVRYEEEDHQNLLLGEGSARRPSNTLSPAIQQAVERTPSTLRLGSSLAQDRRSNPPRAVKKKAPQAKQPPKRKTIAKVTGVTRSRGNKSPIQGARASKQLAAKARPAARKRLCVEENKSPSQVLPLNKDGFPQVVGDGVGTNRGLGGDLTVPRIWELRHVQAPDIMYLMETKNQPDFVLSTLKSSDYTHHFLVPPSGLSGGLALLWKHDINLSVLKSSPNFIDTKIIYKNKTLFMTFIYGTPQQEKRAEFWEEISIMGQGREEAWALTDDFNDILDNSEKSGGPARYEGSFIAFRSFVSIQKEIKAREVLLKQGELEQALTETTPDIGKIAALSEELSRAYKAEELFWRQRSRIIWLQEGDRNSAFFHPVTKGRKARNKITAIENEEDEVAKVFADFYQKLFSSNGAANFQTVEETFSERITQEMNDTLCQIPNEEEVRQATFAIHADKAPGADGFSSSFYQSFWSLLGHDIYREIRSFFTSDSMNPLINETHVCLIPKVTGPTSAAEYRPIALCNVRYKIIAKILTSRLQQLLPNLISKHQSTFVPGRAISDNVLITHETLHYLKTSGAKKRCSMVIKTDMSKAYDRIEWGFLEEVLKRLGFRRLWIQWVMECVTTVSYSFLINGSPYGKIFPSRGLRQGDPLSPYLFILCTDILSGLCKNAQTNGSLPGLQVSQRSPFVNHLLFADDTMIFCKTNERNCRALSSILKRYELSSGQSINLMKSSITFSSKTPESIRERVKSKLGIDKEGGMGKYLGLPETFGRSKRDVFTGMVDNIRQRSQSWTTRFLSGAGKHVMLQFVLTSLPTYSMSTFKIPSSLCRRIQSILTRFWWDSSPDKRKIAWVAWSVMACPKCLGGLGFKNIEDYNDSLLGKLSWRLQSNPNSLLAQVLKGKYFPDCSFLESVDKTGSSHGWTSIQVGKEVLKKGLGFIVGSGENISVWSDHWLSSLSPSAPIGLPTLSNQNLKVADLMNPQTNEWYLNMIRQHLPQYEDIIRLIIPSSSRPLDRLVWLPEPSGKYSTKSGYRKLFEDKAILTPDSFNWMSNVWKLHYPPKLHHFLWRALNNALPVGTLLATRGIDLELKCKICGELETIHHLLLSCPFSVEVWSKAPLVTPVASVSPDLSFKAWLALHIKQGALPPLGLTSAPLTPWLLWNLWTARNKFIFEDKIYQVEEVISKAVADAPAWEIANAMKLKKKQERISPADGEVLCRGSSARSHVCSALMAEALALREALRKAKELNLQCLQVFSDSQVLVSTLRSGLDMNEIAGVLQDIQFLATLFCPLSFIYIRRLEDSQADSLAKSSISRFINVV; from the exons ATGGAAGTTAGATATGAAGAAGAGGACCACCAAAACCTTCTCTTAGGGGAAGGATCAGCTAGAAGGCCCAGCAACACTCTAAGCCCAGCAATCCAACAAGCAGTGGAAAGAACCCCATCAACGCTTAGATTGGGATCTTCATTGGCTCAAGATAGAAGGTCAAACCCTCCAAGGGCTGTCAAAAAgaaagctccacaagcaaaacAGCCTCCGAAGAGAAAGACTATAGCTAAGGTAACCGGAGTTACTAGGTCCAGAGGAAACAAAAGCCCTATCCAAGGTGCTCGAGCTTCAAAACAACTTGCCGCCAAAGCTAGACCAGCCGCTCGGAAAAGGCTGTGTGTGGAGGAAAACAAAAGCCCTAGTCAAGTTTTACCTTTGAATAAGGATGGTTTTCCACAGGTTGTGGGCGATGGGGTAGGAACTAACAGAG GCTTGGGAGGTGACTTGACAGTTCCTAGAATCTGGGAGCTGAGACATGTTCAAGCACCGGATATTATGTATCTAATGGAAACGAAGAATCAACCTGATTTCGTTCTTTCTACCCTGAAATCTTCTGATTATACTCATCACTTCCTAGTACCACCGTCGGGTCTAAGTGGAGGACTGGCCCTCTTGTGGAAGCACGACATAAACCTATCAGTGCTAAAATCCTCTCCCAACTTCATAGACACCAAAATAATCTATAAAAACAAGACTTTATTCATGACCTTCATTTATGGCACACCTCAACAAGAAAAGAGAGCAGAGTTTTGGGAGGAAATCTCGATCATGGGGCAAGGGAGAGAAGAAGCTTGGGCCTTAACCGATGATTTTAATGATATCTTGGACAACTCAGAGAAGAGTGGAGGTCCAGCAAGATATGAAGGGTCTTTCATCGCATTCCGTAGCTTTGTCTCA ATACAGAAGGAGATCAAAGCCAGAGAAGTCTTACTGAAGCAAGGAGAACTGGAACAGGCTCTCACAGAGACTACACCAGATATAGGCAAGATAGCAGCACTCTCGGAAGAACTAAGTAGAGCCTATAAAGCGGAAGAGCTCTTTTGGAGACAAAGGAGCAGAATCATTTGGTTACAGGAAGGGGATAGAAACAGTGCTTTCTTCCATCCAGTGACCAAAGGTAGGAAGGCTCGCAACAAAATTACTGCAATAGAGAATGAGGAAGATGAAGTTGCAAAGGTCTTTGCAGATTTCTACCAAAAGCTCTTCTCCTCCAATGGAGCCGCGAATTTTCAGACAGTGGAGGAAACTTTCTCAGAGCGTATTACACAAGAGATGAACGACACCCTCTGCCAGATTCCAAACGAGGAAGAAGTGAGACAAGCTACCTTTGCGATTCATGCTGATAAAGCACCTGGAGCAGATGGCTTCTCATCCAGTTTCTACCAGTCTTTTTGGAGCCTGTTAGGCCATGACATTTACCGAGAGATTCGTAGTTTCTTCACCTCAGATTCTATGAACCCTTTGATCAACGAGACGCACGTCTGCTTGATCCCCAAAGTAACAGGCCCAACATCAGCAGCAGAATACCGACCGATCGCCCTTTGCAACGTCAGGTACAAAATTATTGCTAAGATTCTCACCAGCCGGCTGCAACAACTTCTCCCAAACCTAATATCGAAGCATCAGTCAACGTTTGTCCCAGGAAGAGCCATCTCAGATAATGTGTTGATCACGCATGAAACCCTTCACTATTTGAAAACATCAGGTGCAAAGAAGAGATGCTCCATGGTCATTAAAACCGACATGAGCAAGGCGTATGACAGAATAGAATGGGGTTTCTTAGAAGAGGTGCTGAAGAGACTCGGCTTTAGAAGATTGTGGATTCAGTGGGTTATGGAGTGTGTTACCACGGTGAGCTACTCTTTCCTCATCAACGGATCACCCTACGGGAAGATCTTCCCCTCCCGAGGCCTTAGGCAAGGGGATCCGCTCTCTCCATATCTCTTTATCCTCTGTACAGATATTTTATCAGGCTTATGTAAGAACGCTCAGACCAACGGTAGTCTTCCTGGTCTGCAAGTATCACAGAGAAGCCCGTTTGTTAATCATCTACTCTTCGCTGATGACACAATGATCTTCTGCAAAACGAATGAGAGAAACTGCAGAGCTTTGAGTTCTATCCTTAAAAGATATGAACTTAGCTCGGGCCAGAGCATTAACCTGATGAAGTCATCGATCACTTTCTCTTCTAAAACGCCAGAGAGTATCAGAGAAAGAGTTAAATCAAAGCTGGGCATTGACAAAGAAGGAGGTATGGGGAAGTACTTGGGATTGCCGGAGACCTTTGGTCGGAGTAAGCGAGACGTTTTCACAGGAATGGTTGATAATATTAGGCAGAGATCACAGTCTTGGACTACCCGTTTCCTTTCAGGAGCAGGGAAGCATGTCATGTTACAATTTGTGTTAACCTCTCTCCCGACGTACTCCATGTCAACCTTCAAAATCCCAAGCTCTTTGTGTAGAAGAATCCAATCTATCCTCACAAGATTTTGGTGGGACAGTTCCCCAGACAAGAGAAAGATAGCGTGGGTAGCATGGAGTGTTATGGCTTGTCCTAAATGCCTGGGGGGACTTGGCTTTAAAAACATTGAAGACTATAACGACTCACTCCTTGGAAAGCTTAGTTGGAGACTACAGAGTAACCCAAACTCACTCCTTGCTCAAGTTCTAAAAGGCAAGTATTTTCCGGACTGCTCTTTCTTGGAGAGTGTTGACAAAACAGGTTCCTCGCATGGGTGGACAAGCATTCAAGTGGGAAAGGAAGTGTTAAAGAAAGGGTTGGGTTTCATTGTAGGGTCTGGAGAAAATATCAGTGTCTGGTCTGATCATTGGCTCTCCTCCCTAAGCCCATCTGCTCCCATAGGACTACCAACCCTCTCCAACCAAAACCTTAAAGTGGCTGACCTGATGAACCCCCAAACCAATGAGTGGTATTTGAATATGATCCGTCAACACTTGCCTCAGTATGAGGATATTATCAGACTCATCATTCCAAGCTCCTCAAGACCCTTGGATAGATTAGTTTGGCTTCCGGAACCTTCAGGAAAATATTCAACAAAATCGGGGTATAGAAAGCTCTTTGAGGATAAAGCAATCCTTACCCCTGACTCCTTCAATTGGATGAGTAATGTCTGGAAGCTTCACTACCCCCCAAAGCTTCATCACTTCCTGTGGAGGGCCCTTAACAATGCGCTACCAGTAGGCACCCTGTTAGCTACTAGGGGAATTGACTTGGAGCTGAAATGCAAAATATGTGGAGAATTGGAAACCATTCATCATCTACTCCTCTCCTGCCCTTTTTCTGTAGAAGTTTGGTCCAAAGCCCCTCTCGTAACTCCTGTAGCCAGTGTCTCACCAGACTTATCTTTCAAAGCGTGGCTGGCTTTGCATATAAAACAAGGCGCTCTTCCCCCGTTAGGACTAACTTCAGCACCCCTCACCCCGTGGCTGCTATGGAATCTTTGGACAGCTCGAAACAAGTTTATCTTTGAAGATAAAATCTATCAGGTGGAAGAGGTTATCTCAAAAGCAGTAGCGGATGCTCCAGCTTGGGAGATTGCTAATGcaatgaagctgaagaaaaaGCAGGAAAGAATATCACCAGCAG ATGGTGAAGTGCTATGTAGAGGCTCCTCTGCTCGCTCACACGTTTGCTCTGCATTGATGGCGGAAGCCCTGGCTTTGCGTGAAGCTCTCAGGAAGGCGAAGGAGTTAAACCTTCAGTGTCTCCAAGTGTTCTCGGACTCTCAGGTCCTTGTTTCGACCCTGCGATCAGGGCTGGACATGAACGAGATTGCAGGTGTCCTACAAGACATTCAATTCCTTGCCACTCTCTTCTGTCCCCTATCTTTTATTTACATTCGGCGTTTAGAAGACTCTCAGGCTGATTCTCTAGCTAAATCAAGCATTTCTCGTTTCATTAATGTTGTATGA
- the LOC106450806 gene encoding cytochrome P450 97B3, chloroplastic: protein MAAMSFLSAAPSSSFHGGLHLGKSDPCLFGSYPQTGNTQKASLSIRCQSTNTKEPKSSNILDNASNLFTNLLSGGSLGSMPTAEGAVSDLFGKPLFLSLYDWFMEHGGVYKLAFGPKAFVVISDPIVARHVLRENAFSYDKGVLAEILEPIMGKGLIPADLDTWKLRRRAITPAFHALYLEAMVKVFSDCSEKMILKSEKLLKEKEVSSREGDTIELDLETEFSSLALDIIGLSVFNYDFGSVTKESPVIKAVYGTLFEAEHRSTFYFPYWNFPPARWIVPRQRKFQSDLKIINDCLDGLIQNAKETRQETDVEKLQQRDYSNLKDASLLRFLVDMRGVDIDDRQLRDDLMTMLIAGHETTAAVLTWAVYLLAQSPAKIRKAQAEIDAVLGEGAPTYESLKKLEYIRLIVVESLRLYPQPPLLIRRTLKPETLPGGYKGEKEGHKVPKGTDIFISVYNLHRSPYFWDNPQEFEPERFLRTKESNGIEGWAGFDPSRSPGALYPNEIIADFAFLPFGGGPRKCIGDQFALMESTVALAMLLQKFDVELRGPPESVELVSGATIHAKNGMWCKLKRRSK, encoded by the exons ATGGCGGCCATGTCTTTCCTTTCCGCTGCTCCTTCGAGCTCCTTCCATGGCGGTCTTCATCTGGGTAAGAGCGATCCCTGCCTCTTCGGTTCCTACCCTCAAACCGGGAATACTCAGAAAGCTTCTCTTTCCATCAG GTGCCAATCTACTAATACCAAGGAGCCAAAGAGTAGTAATATTCTGGACAATGCGAGCAACCTTTTTACAAACCTGTTAAGCGGTGGAAGTTTGGGGTCAATGCCCACTGCTGAAGGAGCTGTCTCTGATTTGTTTGGAAAGCCTCTCTTCTTATCGCTCTACGACTGGTTCATGGAG CATGGAGGAGTGTATAAACTTGCGTTTGGTCCAAAGGCCTTTGTTGTCATCTCTGATCCTATTGTTGCAAGGCATGTCCTCAGAGAAAACGCCTTTTCTTATGACAAG GGAGTTCTTGCTGAGATCTTAGAGCCCATCATGGGGAAAGGGTTGATACCTGCTGACCTTGACACCTGGAAGTTAAGAAGAAGAG CTATAACTCCTGCGTTCCATGCATTGTATCTGGAAGCCATGGTCAAAGTATTCAGCGACTGTTCCGAGAAAATGATACTTAAATCCGAGAAACTCTTAAAGGAGAAAGAGGTTTCAAGCAGAGAGGGGGACACGATCGAGTTGGATCTTGAAACAGAGTTCTCGAGTTTGGCTCTTGATATTATAGGGCTTAGTGTCTTCAACTACGACTTTGGCTCTGTCACAAAAGAGTCCCCTGTgattaag GCGGTTTATGGAACTCTTTTCGAGGCAGAGCATCGGTCTACTTTCTACTTCCCCTATTGGAACTTTCCTCCAGCCAGATGGATCGTTCCGAGGCAGAGAAAGTTCCAAAGCGATCTCAAGATCATAAATGATTGCCTTGATGGACTCATTCAAAATGCAAAAGAGACGAGACAGGAAACAGATGTAGAGAAGCTCCAGCAACGCGACTACTCTAATCTCAAG GATGCAAGTCTTTTACGGTTCTTGGTGGATATGCGCGGTGTTGATATTGATGACCGGCAG CTGAGGGATGACTTAATGACTATGCTAATTGCTGGTCACGAGACAACAGCAGCTGTTCTTACTTGGGCTGTTTACCTTCTTGCACAA AGTCCTGCAAAAATTAGGAAAGCTCAAGCAGAGATTGATGCTGTGCTTGGTGAAGGTGCACCTACTTATGAATCATTGAAAAAGCTCGA GTACATACGACTGATCGTTGTAGAATCCCTTCGTCTCTATCCTCAGCCACCTCTGCTCATCAGACGCACTTTAAAACCAGAAACCTTGCCTG GAGGATACAAAGGTGAAAAGGAAGGTCATAAAGTTCCAAAAGGGACTGACATCTTCATTTCC GTGTACAATCTCCATAGATCTCCGTACTTTTGGGATAACCCACAAGAGTTTGAGCCTGAGAGGTTTTTAAGAACAAAGGAGAGCAATGGCATTGAAGGCTGGGCTGGCTTTGATCCATCTCGAAGCCCTGGTGCACTTTACCCCAACGAG ATCATAGCAGACTTTGCATTCTTACCATTTGGTGGAGGGCCAAGGAAATGCATTGGAGACCAGTTTGCACTAATGGAGTCGACCGTGGCACTAGCTATGTTGCTGCAGAAATTCGACGTGGAGCTGCGTGGACCGCCAGAGTCTGTTGAACTCGTGAGCGGCGCTACGATCCATGCCAAGAATGGGATGTGGTGTAAACTTAAGAGAAGATCAAAATGA